From the Neoarius graeffei isolate fNeoGra1 chromosome 1, fNeoGra1.pri, whole genome shotgun sequence genome, one window contains:
- the LOC132891928 gene encoding uncharacterized protein LOC132891928, translating to MRWNEDRMKDSVQAPTSMRTYGSVLQEAMDRLSQAVLGKRWDEQYRSPGVYTGELLAMEYLYSQTGISLTPTLHNQEEEDQLVEDIDDEDIEDEGFEEETEDITVPVLTDDDHDIERRPSTTRRRAPSPPPLPELPSTSTGGGQHPVAAAAVPSTSGQGLHPAATAAATPSGAQGVVVGPDGIPGWDKVQELAAYLVDLRDAAYLTEPQVTEVIQLWAALPDSDKERIDYQPRHQERLSSGRFKAPKRSGVTPGVESVKRSLIGHPGGPAQWPGTSRLVDAMCTRLCTLHKCTTRKAGVSTPRWTRILDDYHHIRDLIIASPRLMADTTIQLFQINQRTLIQCSQQRLWLPQHLVQPHLYLRHLRPLARRLLPLAHHLLFHGTQRGTGVGEPLKRPVVVRRKENM from the exons ATGCGCTGGAACGAGGACAGAATGAAGGACTCTGTTCAAGCACCCACTTCCATGCGCACCTACGGCAGTGTTCTGCAGGAGGCCATGGATCGGCTCAGCCAAGCCGTTCTGGGAAAACGTTGGGATGAGCAGTACCGCAGTCCTGGAGTCTACACAG GTGAATTGTTGGCCATGGAGTACCTGTACAGCCAGACTGGCATATCACTTACTCCAACGCTccacaaccaagaggaggaggaccAGCTGGTGGAGGACATTGATGACGAGGACATTGAGGACGAAGGCTTTGAGGAGGAGACAGAGGACATCACAGTTCCTGTGCTGACTGACGATGACCATGACATTGAAAGGAGGCCCTCAACCACAAGGCGTCGGGCACCTTCACCACCACCTCTACCAGAACTGCCGTCCACGTCTACGGGTGGAGGTCAGCATCCAGTTGCTGCTGCCGCCGTTCCGTCCACGTCGGGTCAAGGACTGCACCCTgctgctactgctgctgccaCCCCTTCAGGGGCTCAG ggcGTCGTCGTTGGACCGGATGGCATTCCTGGGTGGGACAAAGTGCAAGAGCTGGCTGCTTACCTGGTGGACCTGCGAGATGCCGCCTACCTCACTGAGCCACAGGTGACCGAGGTCATCCAGCTGTGGGCGGCACTCCCAGACAGCGACAAGGAGAGGATCGACTACCAGCCACGTCACCAGGAGCGGCTGTCGTCTGGTCGATTCAAGGCACCGAAGCGGTCTGGAGTCACACCGGGTGTGGAGAGCGTCAAGCGCAGCTTGATAGGTCACCCTGGGGGGCCGGCTCAGTGGCCTGGTACCAGCCGCTTGGTAGACGCCATGTGCACACGCTTGTGCACTTTGCACAAGTGCACTACCAGGAAGGCCGGTGTTTCCACTCCCAGGTGGACCAGAATTCTGGATGATTACCACCACATCCGTGACTTGATCATCGCCAGCCCAAGGTTGATGGCAGATACAACAATTCAGTTGTTTCAAATCAACCAGCGGACACTTATTCAGTG CTCCCAGCAACGACTTTGGCTGCCTCAACACCTGGTGCAGCCCCATCTGTACCTGCGCCACCTCCGCCCGCTGGCCCGCCGCCTCCTCCCGCTGGCCCACCACCTCCTGTTTCACGGTACACAGAGAGGAACAGGCGTCGGCGAGCCGCTGAAGAGGCCAGTGGTAGTGCGGAGAAAAGAAAATATGTAA